A region of Plantactinospora sp. BC1 DNA encodes the following proteins:
- a CDS encoding ABC transporter ATP-binding protein: MPDDEIRDEIQALSEDEIKDEIKIGGAIPRQREVLVDVDHLTLRFGGVVALDDVSFQIYKGEIIGLIGPNGAGKTTCFNAMTGVYRPTEGEVRFDGTRVSGRKPHQINRMGIARTFQNIRLFPEMTALENVMVGTDSQHFTSVPGALFRLYRVRPKPEELPVVDSEVPLYRAWQQVRLTCAKIFGISRHTLEERAGERKALALLRFVGIGDRANELARNLPYGYQRRLEIARALATEPKLLCLDEPAAGFNPAEKEELLQLIRRIRDLGYTVLLIEHDMRLVMGVTDRIVVLEFGKKIAEGLPAEVRENPKVIAAYLGVPADAA, encoded by the coding sequence ATGCCTGACGACGAGATCAGGGACGAGATCCAGGCGTTGTCCGAGGACGAGATCAAGGACGAGATCAAAATCGGCGGGGCGATCCCACGCCAGCGGGAGGTACTGGTCGACGTCGACCACCTCACCCTCCGGTTCGGCGGGGTGGTGGCGCTCGACGACGTCAGCTTCCAGATCTACAAGGGTGAGATCATCGGGCTGATCGGACCGAACGGCGCCGGCAAGACCACCTGCTTCAACGCCATGACCGGGGTCTACCGCCCCACTGAGGGCGAGGTGCGGTTCGACGGCACCCGGGTCAGCGGTCGCAAGCCGCACCAGATCAACCGGATGGGCATCGCGCGGACGTTCCAGAACATCCGGCTCTTCCCGGAGATGACCGCGCTGGAGAACGTGATGGTGGGCACCGACTCACAGCACTTCACCAGCGTGCCGGGGGCGTTGTTCCGGCTCTACCGGGTCCGGCCGAAGCCGGAGGAGCTGCCGGTGGTGGACTCCGAGGTTCCGCTCTACCGGGCCTGGCAGCAGGTCCGGCTCACCTGTGCCAAGATCTTCGGCATCTCCCGGCACACCCTGGAGGAGCGGGCCGGTGAGCGTAAGGCGCTGGCACTGCTCCGGTTCGTCGGCATCGGGGACCGGGCCAACGAACTGGCCCGCAACCTGCCGTACGGCTACCAGCGGCGGTTGGAGATCGCCCGGGCGCTGGCCACCGAGCCGAAGCTGCTCTGCCTGGACGAGCCGGCCGCCGGCTTCAACCCGGCGGAGAAGGAGGAGCTGCTCCAGCTCATCCGGCGCATCCGCGACCTCGGCTACACCGTGCTGCTCATCGAGCACGACATGCGGCTGGTGATGGGTGTCACCGACCGGATCGTGGTGCTGGAGTTCGGCAAGAAGATCGCCGAGGGGCTTCCCGCCGAGGTGCGGGAGAACCCGAAGGTGATCGCGGCCTACCTGGGGGTGCCGGCAGATGCTGCTTGA
- a CDS encoding ABC transporter ATP-binding protein, with the protein MLLEIEDLTLLYGRIEALHGISLHVDEGEIVALIGANGAGKTTTMRAISGLRPVARGRIRFAGEDITNLRADLRVGRGICQSPEGRGIFPGMTVLENLDMGAYTRRDSAGIAADLERVFGLFPRLAERRKQAGGTLSGGEQQMLAVGRALMSRPKLLLLDEPSMGLAPMVIQQIFEIITEINQQGTTVLLVEQNAQQALSRAHRGYVLETGRIVKEGSGQELLHDPSVKEAYLGVA; encoded by the coding sequence ATGCTGCTTGAGATCGAGGACCTGACCCTGCTGTACGGCCGGATCGAGGCCCTGCACGGCATCAGTCTGCACGTGGACGAGGGCGAGATCGTGGCCCTGATCGGCGCCAACGGCGCCGGCAAGACCACCACGATGCGGGCCATCTCCGGGCTGCGGCCGGTGGCCCGGGGCCGGATCCGGTTCGCCGGTGAGGACATCACCAACCTCCGTGCCGACCTGCGGGTGGGTCGGGGCATCTGCCAGTCGCCGGAGGGCCGGGGCATCTTCCCCGGCATGACGGTGCTGGAGAACCTCGACATGGGGGCGTACACCCGGCGGGACAGCGCGGGGATCGCCGCCGACCTGGAGCGGGTCTTCGGGCTCTTTCCCCGGCTGGCCGAACGGCGCAAGCAGGCCGGCGGCACGCTCTCCGGCGGTGAGCAGCAGATGCTGGCGGTGGGGCGGGCGCTGATGAGCCGGCCCAAGCTGCTGCTGCTGGACGAGCCGTCCATGGGTCTGGCCCCGATGGTGATCCAGCAGATCTTCGAGATCATCACGGAGATCAACCAGCAGGGCACCACGGTCCTGCTGGTGGAGCAGAACGCCCAGCAGGCGCTCTCCCGGGCACACCGGGGTTACGTGCTGGAGACCGGCCGGATCGTCAAGGAGGGCAGCGGCCAGGAACTCCTGCACGACCCGTCGGTCAAGGAGGCATATCTCGGGGTCGCCTGA
- the polA gene encoding DNA polymerase I, whose amino-acid sequence MTASTPRLLLLDGHSLAYRAFFALPVENFSTTTGQPTNAVYGFTSMLINVLRDERPTHIVVAFDVSRRSFRTERYAEYKAGRSETPGEFAGQVSLVKEVLAALRVPTVEKPGYEADDVLATLACQGRDAGMEVLICTGDRDAFQLIDDRTTVLYPRKGVSDLARMDRAAVTERYGVGPEQYRDLAALVGETSDNLPGVPGVGPKTAAKWILQYGGVEGVVARADEIKGKAGDNLRERLADVIRNYEINCLVSDLELPLRAEETRWQGWDREAVHQVFDTLEFRILRDRLYQYLDAVEPEAESGFDLSGRVLPTGEVAGWLAEHVRPGTPVGVAVAGSFGRGTGALTGVALATATGVAGWFDPAGLAPADEAAVADWLADPERPKVLHDSKPARLAFAAHGWTLRGVARDTALAAYLARPDQRSYDLTDLALRYLHRELKVDAPETGQLAFDGLGNDGEVEQNLMLRARATLDLADAIGAELSRDGEQSARLLDEVEQPLIEVLAAMERTGIAADTDYLSELEAHFAGEVKAVAQAAYGVIGREFNLGSPKQLQEILFTELGLPKTKKIKTGYTTDADALQWLYAQQPHPLLEHLLRHRDVARLKSTVDGLLKSVSDDGRIHTTFHQTVAATGRLSSTDPNLQNIPIRTEEGRRIRRAFVVGPGYDCLLTADYSQIEMRIMAHLSCDAALIEAFNSGADFHAATASSVFGVSVAEVTPDQRRKIKAMNYGLAYGLSAFGLGQQLGIAADEARALMEEYFSRFGGVRDYLQTVVKKAVKDGYTETILGRRRYLPDLVSDNRQRRDMAERMALNAPIQGSAADIIKVAMLHVDTALRDSGLRSRMLLQVHDELVFEVAPGERADLEALVRREMGGAYPLAVPLEVSVGVGSDWNSADH is encoded by the coding sequence GTGACAGCCTCCACGCCGCGCCTGCTGCTGCTCGACGGTCATTCGCTCGCATACCGGGCGTTCTTCGCCCTGCCGGTGGAGAACTTCTCCACCACGACCGGGCAGCCGACCAACGCGGTCTACGGCTTCACCTCGATGCTGATCAACGTGCTCCGCGACGAGCGCCCCACGCACATCGTGGTGGCCTTCGACGTCTCCCGGCGGTCGTTCCGGACCGAGCGCTACGCCGAATACAAGGCCGGCCGCTCCGAGACGCCGGGCGAGTTCGCCGGCCAGGTCAGCCTGGTCAAGGAGGTGCTGGCCGCGCTACGGGTGCCGACGGTGGAGAAGCCGGGCTACGAGGCCGACGACGTGCTCGCCACCCTCGCCTGCCAGGGCCGGGACGCCGGCATGGAGGTGCTGATCTGCACCGGCGACCGGGACGCGTTCCAACTCATCGACGACCGGACCACCGTGCTCTACCCCCGCAAGGGCGTCTCCGACCTGGCCCGGATGGACCGGGCGGCGGTCACCGAGCGCTACGGTGTCGGCCCGGAGCAATACCGCGACCTCGCCGCGCTGGTCGGCGAGACCAGCGACAACCTCCCCGGCGTGCCGGGGGTGGGCCCGAAGACGGCCGCGAAGTGGATCCTCCAGTACGGCGGCGTCGAGGGCGTGGTCGCCCGGGCCGACGAGATCAAGGGCAAGGCCGGCGACAACCTGCGCGAACGGCTCGCCGACGTGATCCGGAACTACGAGATCAACTGTCTGGTCTCCGACCTGGAGCTGCCGCTGCGCGCCGAGGAGACCCGCTGGCAGGGCTGGGACCGGGAGGCGGTGCACCAGGTCTTCGACACCCTGGAGTTCCGCATCCTGCGGGACCGGCTCTACCAATACCTGGACGCCGTGGAGCCCGAGGCCGAGTCCGGGTTCGACCTCTCCGGCAGGGTCCTGCCGACCGGTGAGGTGGCCGGCTGGCTCGCCGAGCACGTGCGGCCCGGCACCCCGGTCGGGGTCGCCGTCGCCGGCTCGTTCGGCCGGGGCACCGGCGCGCTGACCGGCGTCGCGCTGGCCACCGCGACCGGGGTGGCCGGCTGGTTCGACCCGGCCGGCCTGGCCCCGGCCGACGAGGCGGCGGTGGCCGACTGGCTCGCCGACCCGGAACGCCCCAAGGTGCTGCACGACAGCAAGCCGGCGCGGCTCGCCTTCGCCGCGCACGGCTGGACGCTGCGCGGGGTGGCCCGGGACACCGCGCTCGCCGCCTATCTGGCCCGCCCCGACCAGCGCTCCTACGACCTGACCGACCTCGCCCTGCGCTACCTGCACCGGGAGCTGAAGGTCGACGCGCCGGAGACCGGCCAGCTCGCCTTCGACGGCCTCGGCAACGACGGCGAGGTCGAGCAGAACCTGATGCTCCGGGCCCGGGCCACCCTGGATCTGGCCGACGCGATCGGCGCCGAACTGTCCCGGGACGGCGAGCAGTCCGCCCGCCTCCTCGACGAGGTGGAGCAGCCGCTGATCGAGGTGCTCGCCGCGATGGAGCGGACCGGCATCGCCGCCGACACCGACTACCTCTCGGAGCTGGAGGCGCACTTCGCCGGTGAGGTCAAGGCGGTGGCCCAGGCGGCGTACGGGGTGATCGGGCGGGAGTTCAACCTCGGCTCGCCCAAGCAGTTGCAGGAGATCCTCTTCACCGAGCTCGGCCTGCCCAAGACCAAGAAGATCAAGACCGGTTACACCACCGACGCCGACGCCCTTCAGTGGCTCTACGCGCAGCAGCCGCACCCGCTGCTGGAGCACCTGCTCCGGCACCGCGACGTGGCCCGGCTCAAGTCCACCGTCGACGGCCTGCTCAAGTCGGTCTCCGACGACGGCCGGATCCACACCACCTTCCACCAGACGGTGGCGGCGACCGGCCGGCTCTCCTCCACCGACCCCAACCTGCAGAACATCCCGATCCGCACCGAGGAGGGCCGGCGGATCCGCCGGGCCTTCGTGGTCGGGCCGGGCTACGACTGCCTGCTCACCGCCGACTACAGCCAGATCGAAATGCGGATCATGGCGCACCTCTCCTGCGACGCCGCGCTGATCGAGGCGTTCAACTCCGGCGCCGACTTCCACGCCGCGACCGCCTCCTCGGTCTTCGGGGTGTCGGTGGCCGAGGTGACGCCGGACCAGCGGCGCAAGATCAAGGCAATGAACTACGGACTGGCGTACGGGCTGAGCGCGTTCGGCCTCGGCCAGCAGCTCGGGATCGCCGCCGACGAGGCCCGCGCGCTGATGGAGGAATACTTCAGCCGCTTCGGCGGGGTCCGGGACTACCTCCAGACGGTGGTGAAGAAGGCGGTCAAGGACGGCTACACCGAGACCATCCTCGGCCGTCGGCGCTACCTGCCCGACCTGGTCAGCGACAACCGGCAGCGCCGGGACATGGCCGAGCGGATGGCGCTCAACGCCCCGATCCAGGGTTCGGCGGCCGACATCATCAAGGTGGCGATGCTGCACGTCGACACCGCGCTGCGCGATTCCGGACTGCGCTCCCGGATGCTGCTCCAGGTGCACGACGAACTCGTCTTCGAGGTGGCACCCGGCGAGCGGGCCGACCTTGAGGCGCTGGTCCGGCGCGAGATGGGCGGCGCCTATCCGCTGGCCGTACCGCTGGAGGTCTCGGTCGGCGTCGGTTCGGACTGGAACAGCGCCGACCACTGA
- a CDS encoding DUF3140 domain-containing protein: MSSRDEDGRDTVREFRDAVNMNPGELGKWLATDDSKAVGWRRRGSGGGESVGHESGRRIIDLLRKRANQFTDRDFAHMRKVVGYVRRHMAQRPAGDVRNTKWRYSLMNWGHDPLKAPLPAVGGPSRKALQRHRETERTSDRNRRR, translated from the coding sequence ATGAGTAGCCGGGACGAGGACGGCCGGGACACCGTCCGGGAGTTCCGGGACGCGGTGAACATGAACCCGGGCGAGCTGGGCAAGTGGCTGGCCACCGACGACTCAAAGGCGGTGGGTTGGCGCAGGCGCGGCAGCGGCGGCGGCGAGTCGGTCGGGCACGAGTCCGGCCGGCGCATCATCGACCTGCTGCGCAAGCGGGCCAACCAGTTCACCGACCGCGACTTCGCGCACATGCGCAAGGTCGTCGGCTACGTACGGCGGCACATGGCGCAGCGCCCGGCCGGGGACGTCCGGAACACGAAGTGGCGGTACTCCCTGATGAACTGGGGCCACGATCCGCTGAAGGCGCCGCTGCCGGCGGTGGGCGGACCGTCCCGGAAGGCGCTGCAACGGCACCGGGAGACGGAGCGCACCTCGGACCGGAACCGGCGCCGCTGA
- a CDS encoding DUF2945 domain-containing protein: protein MPERRKLHKGDRVSWRSHGSSAHGTVQEEITERTYAGKRTVAASKENPQYRVRTDEGRDAVHKPEALFDE, encoded by the coding sequence ATGCCAGAGCGAAGGAAGCTGCACAAGGGCGACCGGGTGAGTTGGCGCAGCCACGGCTCCAGTGCGCACGGCACCGTCCAGGAGGAGATCACCGAACGGACGTACGCCGGGAAGCGCACCGTCGCCGCGTCGAAGGAGAACCCGCAGTACCGGGTTCGCACCGACGAGGGACGGGACGCGGTGCACAAGCCGGAGGCGTTGTTCGATGAGTAG
- a CDS encoding Uma2 family endonuclease — protein MSAEPVAEMPGPWQPDPVRQRQAGYRLEDLLHLPPDAPRVELVDGVIRMVPSPTLGHQNISYLLRRWLGQHAPEHLRVTQAVGVALSPDFTREPDVLVHRAEVTADRHFLLPHEVLLAVEIVSPGTRRTDRFSKPAEYAAAGIATYWRVEQDPVRVYAYRLADRPGRSGNREYELLAEADEVLELTQPFPIKLPIGDITP, from the coding sequence ATGAGCGCTGAGCCGGTCGCCGAGATGCCCGGCCCCTGGCAGCCGGACCCGGTCCGGCAGCGCCAGGCCGGCTACCGGCTGGAAGACCTGCTGCACCTGCCGCCGGACGCCCCCCGGGTCGAACTCGTCGACGGAGTCATCCGCATGGTCCCCTCCCCCACCCTGGGCCATCAGAACATCTCCTACCTGCTGCGCCGGTGGCTGGGCCAGCATGCACCCGAGCACCTGCGGGTGACCCAGGCGGTCGGGGTCGCGTTGAGTCCGGACTTCACCCGGGAACCGGACGTCCTGGTCCACCGGGCCGAGGTCACGGCGGACCGGCACTTCCTGCTGCCGCACGAGGTGCTGCTCGCCGTCGAGATCGTCTCCCCCGGCACCCGCCGAACCGACCGGTTCAGCAAGCCGGCCGAGTACGCCGCCGCCGGCATCGCCACCTACTGGCGGGTGGAGCAGGACCCGGTCCGGGTGTACGCCTACCGGCTGGCCGACCGGCCCGGACGCAGCGGCAACCGGGAGTACGAACTGCTCGCCGAGGCCGACGAGGTGCTGGAACTGACCCAGCCGTTCCCGATCAAGCTGCCGATCGGCGACATCACCCCGTAA
- a CDS encoding class I SAM-dependent methyltransferase, with translation MPENTLAELPEDDLPGVLRRPVSDGESRWANRRWWDADADDYQAEHGAFLGQVDFVWCPEGLREADARLLGELTGRRVLELGCGAASAARWLAAEGARPVGLDLSAGMLRHAALGAATSGVRVPLVQADALALPFRAASFDIVCTAFGAIPFVADSAAALREVYRVLRPGGRWVFSVTHPMRWIFLDDPGEGGLVATHSYFDRRPYVEQDADGTPTYVEQHRTLGDRVREIVDAGFVLRDVVEPEWPAGHEQVWGQWSPLRGRLFPGTAIFVCDKPVGTAA, from the coding sequence GTGCCCGAGAACACCCTGGCCGAGCTGCCCGAGGACGACCTGCCCGGAGTGCTCCGCCGCCCGGTCAGCGACGGCGAGAGCCGGTGGGCCAACCGCCGCTGGTGGGACGCGGACGCCGACGACTACCAGGCCGAACACGGCGCGTTCCTGGGCCAGGTGGACTTCGTCTGGTGCCCGGAGGGGCTGCGCGAGGCCGACGCCCGGCTGCTCGGCGAGCTGACCGGCCGGCGGGTGCTCGAACTCGGCTGTGGCGCGGCCTCGGCGGCCCGCTGGCTCGCCGCCGAGGGTGCCCGGCCGGTCGGGCTCGACCTCTCCGCCGGCATGCTGCGGCACGCCGCGCTCGGGGCCGCCACCTCGGGGGTACGCGTGCCGCTGGTCCAGGCCGACGCCCTGGCACTGCCGTTCCGGGCGGCCAGCTTCGACATCGTCTGTACGGCGTTCGGCGCGATCCCGTTCGTGGCCGACTCGGCGGCGGCGCTCCGCGAGGTGTACCGGGTGCTCCGCCCGGGCGGCCGGTGGGTGTTCTCGGTCACCCACCCGATGCGGTGGATCTTCCTCGACGACCCGGGCGAGGGTGGACTGGTCGCCACGCACTCCTACTTCGACCGCCGGCCGTACGTCGAGCAGGACGCCGACGGCACGCCTACCTACGTCGAGCAGCACCGCACCCTCGGCGACCGGGTACGCGAGATCGTCGACGCCGGCTTCGTCCTGCGGGACGTGGTGGAGCCGGAGTGGCCGGCCGGCCACGAGCAGGTCTGGGGGCAGTGGAGCCCACTGCGCGGCCGGCTCTTCCCCGGCACCGCCATCTTCGTCTGCGACAAACCCGTCGGCACGGCCGCCTGA
- the rpsA gene encoding 30S ribosomal protein S1, with translation MTSSIEAPSSATKVTVDDLGSEEAFLAAIDETIKYFNDGDIVEGTVVKVDRDEVLLDIGYKTEGVIPSRELSIKHDVDPAEVVSVGDHIEALVLQKEDKEGRLILSKKRAQYERAWGTIEKIKDEDGVVRGSVIEVVKGGLILDIGLRGFLPASLVEMRRVRDLQPYVGRELEAKIIELDKNRNNVVLSRRAWLEQTQSEVRTEFLNKLQKGQVRKGVVSSIVNFGAFVDLGGVDGLVHVSELSWKHIDHPSEVVEVGQEVEVEVLDVDLDRERVSLSLKATQEDPWRQFARTHAIQQIVPGKVTKLVPFGAFVRVDDGIEGLVHISELAERHVEIPEQVVQVGSDVMVKVIDIDLERRRISLSLKQANEGFVEGEEHFDPTLYGMTATYDNEGNYIYPEGFDPETGEWLEGFDKQREAWEQQYAEARNRWEAHTKQVQNSRAADAEAAANPAAATGGTGGGGGGGGATSSSSTTPARQAEEPAGTLATDEALAALREKLAGGK, from the coding sequence ATGACGAGCAGCATCGAGGCCCCCTCGAGCGCCACCAAGGTCACCGTCGACGACCTCGGTTCCGAGGAAGCTTTCCTCGCCGCGATCGACGAGACCATCAAGTACTTCAACGACGGCGACATTGTCGAAGGCACCGTCGTCAAGGTCGATCGGGACGAGGTCCTGCTCGACATCGGCTACAAGACCGAGGGCGTCATCCCCTCGCGCGAGTTGTCGATCAAGCACGACGTCGACCCCGCCGAGGTGGTGTCGGTCGGTGATCACATCGAGGCCCTCGTCCTCCAGAAGGAGGACAAGGAGGGGCGGCTGATCCTCTCGAAGAAGCGGGCCCAGTACGAGCGCGCCTGGGGCACCATCGAGAAGATCAAGGACGAGGACGGCGTCGTCCGCGGCTCCGTCATCGAGGTGGTCAAGGGCGGCCTCATCCTCGACATCGGGCTGCGCGGCTTCCTGCCCGCGTCCCTGGTCGAGATGCGTCGGGTGCGGGACCTCCAGCCGTACGTCGGCCGGGAGCTCGAAGCCAAGATCATCGAGCTGGACAAGAACCGCAACAACGTGGTGCTGTCCCGCCGGGCCTGGCTCGAGCAGACCCAGTCCGAGGTGCGCACCGAGTTCCTCAACAAGCTCCAGAAGGGCCAGGTCCGCAAGGGCGTCGTCTCCTCGATCGTCAACTTCGGCGCCTTCGTCGACCTTGGCGGCGTGGACGGCCTGGTGCACGTCTCCGAACTCTCCTGGAAGCACATCGACCACCCGTCCGAGGTTGTCGAGGTCGGCCAGGAGGTCGAGGTCGAGGTGCTGGACGTCGACCTCGACCGCGAGCGGGTCTCGCTGTCGCTGAAGGCGACCCAGGAGGACCCGTGGCGCCAGTTCGCCCGTACCCACGCGATCCAGCAGATCGTGCCGGGTAAGGTCACCAAGCTGGTGCCGTTCGGTGCGTTCGTCCGGGTCGACGACGGCATCGAGGGCCTGGTGCACATCTCCGAGCTGGCCGAGCGCCACGTGGAGATCCCGGAGCAGGTCGTCCAGGTCGGCTCGGACGTCATGGTCAAGGTCATCGACATCGACCTGGAGCGGCGGCGGATCTCGCTCTCGCTCAAGCAGGCCAACGAGGGCTTCGTCGAGGGCGAGGAGCACTTCGACCCGACCCTCTACGGCATGACCGCGACCTACGACAACGAGGGCAACTACATCTACCCGGAGGGCTTCGACCCGGAGACCGGGGAGTGGCTCGAGGGCTTCGACAAGCAGCGGGAGGCCTGGGAGCAGCAGTACGCCGAGGCTCGCAACCGCTGGGAGGCGCACACCAAGCAGGTGCAGAACTCCCGGGCGGCCGACGCCGAGGCCGCGGCCAACCCGGCCGCCGCGACCGGTGGCACCGGCGGTGGCGGCGGTGGCGGCGGCGCCACCTCGTCCAGCAGCACCACTCCGGCCCGCCAGGCGGAGGAGCCGGCCGGCACGCTGGCCACCGACGAGGCGCTCGCCGCACTGCGGGAGAAGCTCGCCGGCGGCAAGTAG
- the coaE gene encoding dephospho-CoA kinase, protein MLKVGLTGGIGSGKSVVAARLARLGAVVVDSDRIAREVVEPGTDGLREVVAAFGARVRAEDGTLDRAALGEIVFADPSARARLEAIIHPRVRRRSAELVHGAAPDAIVVNDVPLLVEVGLAPTYHLVLVVRAAEATRVQRLVRDRGMTVEQAAQRIRAQAGDERRAAAADVLLDNDGELTELHAALDALWRDRLTPYEQNVRQHRPVRATEARLVEPDPGWPAQYRRLAARIRHAVAPAEVRVDHIGSTSVPGLAAKDVVDLQLGVTSLAEADALADRLAEAGFPRCPGQWWDNPRHPGDTSRWEKRLHGGADPGRPVNLHVREIGSPGWRFALLMRDHLRADAERRADYLAVKRRLAAAGPDLDAYAEAKEPWFDREHRYAEEWAAAVGWQPGPPEEES, encoded by the coding sequence GTGCTGAAGGTCGGACTCACCGGTGGAATCGGGTCGGGCAAGAGCGTCGTCGCGGCCCGGCTGGCCCGCCTCGGGGCGGTGGTGGTCGACTCCGACCGGATCGCCCGGGAGGTGGTCGAACCCGGTACCGACGGGCTGCGGGAGGTGGTGGCCGCGTTCGGCGCCCGGGTCCGTGCCGAGGACGGCACCCTGGACCGGGCCGCGCTCGGCGAGATCGTCTTCGCCGACCCGTCGGCGCGGGCCAGGCTGGAGGCGATCATCCATCCCCGGGTACGCCGACGCAGCGCCGAACTCGTGCACGGGGCGGCTCCGGACGCGATCGTGGTCAACGACGTACCGCTGCTGGTCGAGGTGGGGCTCGCCCCGACGTACCACCTGGTGCTGGTGGTGCGGGCCGCCGAGGCGACCCGGGTGCAGCGGCTGGTCCGGGACCGTGGCATGACCGTCGAGCAGGCGGCGCAGCGGATCCGCGCCCAGGCCGGGGACGAGCGGCGGGCCGCTGCCGCCGACGTACTGCTGGACAACGACGGTGAGCTGACCGAGCTGCACGCCGCGCTGGACGCGCTGTGGCGGGACCGGCTGACGCCGTACGAGCAGAACGTCAGGCAGCACCGGCCGGTACGGGCGACCGAGGCGCGACTGGTCGAGCCGGACCCGGGCTGGCCGGCCCAGTACCGGCGGCTGGCCGCCCGGATCCGGCACGCCGTCGCCCCGGCCGAGGTACGCGTCGACCACATCGGCTCGACCTCCGTGCCCGGGCTGGCCGCCAAGGACGTCGTCGACCTCCAGCTCGGGGTGACCTCGCTGGCCGAGGCGGACGCGCTGGCCGACCGGCTCGCCGAGGCCGGCTTCCCACGCTGTCCCGGCCAGTGGTGGGACAACCCGCGCCACCCCGGCGACACCTCCCGGTGGGAGAAGCGGCTGCACGGCGGCGCGGACCCGGGCCGGCCGGTCAACCTGCACGTCCGGGAGATCGGCTCGCCGGGCTGGCGGTTCGCCCTGTTGATGCGCGACCACCTGCGGGCCGATGCCGAGCGCCGGGCCGACTATCTGGCGGTGAAACGGCGGCTGGCGGCGGCCGGCCCGGACCTCGACGCCTACGCCGAGGCGAAGGAGCCGTGGTTCGACCGGGAGCACCGGTACGCCGAGGAGTGGGCGGCGGCCGTCGGCTGGCAACCGGGGCCGCCCGAGGAGGAATCGTGA